A genomic segment from Amyelois transitella isolate CPQ chromosome 15, ilAmyTran1.1, whole genome shotgun sequence encodes:
- the LOC132902542 gene encoding uncharacterized protein LOC132902542 — translation MKPSPDVICIVCQSVFCCSQCRWKHESNAHGLLFDCPICRGKRYLCKPEELNDAFLKHLTEEHSPLQCKKCNKIFKKMNDFVEIDKCTSISELVPNDQEPSKSLVDEKFDSIYEKTKNDTSNIEGIISVNKSSKTAVITPIVRKNHIVDYESSESEEEKSKGQQTPHPKSAPKTPKLKRQRIATPHAKKFYSLMRQKVVEEYDETIDDPDYDASPINSKASPLRTDNNLSNPEKQKEITTPTSHIQPNLLKLAQAVTTSTPTHPANSGWSMFTGQGADSPLSEIENADSPAQNTNNEPSKPEPENVLPKLKSIIVTGSRIRLGSQDSSEKQVTFQDSMNNTEASSVKTKKVKFAEDTIFEQQPRVKRVYRKPKRMLTPGPQKPRFVHNPRFQALINRFENKGFTLARTPVHPPKEKSLESTPPVGDHANMPARAINFKEDSPIVDTENYSKESNELFKTCVDSPVQPNINNAISALTTNIAGSLQHCLSSVLRSNEDETEIQFKFVITKKKVSVKRLDEGEALDEGISEIDRDLGHNKENIWSSVAKAVKNVFWGDQGTNFAITTPYKSSTNDSTSSSASKRKCHEMSDPELSPLNHKRHKFEGKIRGRPPLRRCKTWGVSSLRSSQSAEQQRLLKEISVGQDELNQSF, via the exons atgaagCCATCGCCTGATGtaa TTTGTATAGTTTGTCAATCAGTATTTTGCTGCAGTCAGTGCCGATGGAAACACGAGAGCAACGCTCACGGTCTGTTGTTTGATTGCCCCATATGCAGAGGCAAGCGATATCTCTGCAAACCGGAAGAATTGAACGACGCATTCCTGAAACATTTAACAGAAGAACATTCACCATTGCAGTGCAAAAAGTGCAAcaaaattttcaagaaaatgaACGATTTCGTTGAAATAGATAAATGTACAAGCATATCTGAATTAGTTCCCAACGACCAAGAGCCTAGTAAAAGTTTGGTGGATGAAAAATTCGATTCTATATACGAAAAGACAAAGAATGATACAAGTAACATAGAGGGAATTATATCTGTCAATAAAAGTAGCAAAACGGCTGTTATAACACCTATTGTTAGAAAAAATCATATAGTGGATTATGAATCGAGTGAAAGTGAAGAAGAAAAATCAAAAGGCCAACAAACACCCCATCCTAAATCAGCTCCTAAGACACCAAAACTAAAACGACAAAGGATTGCAACACCCCATGCTAAGAAATTTTATAGTTTGATGAGGCAAAAAGTAGTAGAAGAATACGATGAAACTATTGATGATCCTGATTATGATGCATCACCAATTAATAGTAAAGCTTCACCATTGAGGACCGATAATAATTTGTCTA ATCCCGAAAAACAAAAGGAGATTACTACGCCGACGTCTCACATACAGCCAAATTTATTGAAGTTAGCACAAGCTGTAACAACGAGTACACCTACACACCCTGCCAATAGCGGATGGTCCATGTTTACTGGTCAAGGAGCTGACTCTCCACTCTCAGAGATTGAGAATGCTGATAGCCCAGCTCAAAATACCAATAatgag CCATCCAAGCCGGAGCCTGAAAATGTGCTTCCGAAACTTAAGAGCATCATTGTTACTGGAAGTCGCATTCGACTCGGCAGTCAAGATAGCTCGGAAAAGCAAGTTACTTTCCAAGATTCTATGAATAATACGGAAGCCTCGTCTGTGAAAACTAAGAAAGTGAAATTTGCGGAAGATACCATATTTGAGCAGCAACCAAGAGTTAAGAGAG tttacCGAAAACCTAAGCGCATGCTTACGCCAGGGCCTCAGAAACCTAGATTCGTTCACAATCCCCGCTTTCAAGCACTCATAAATCGTTTCGAGAACAAAGGGTTTACTTTGGCGCGAACACCAGTTCACCCTCCCAAGGAGAAATCCCTCGAAAGCACGCCACCCGTGGGTGACCATGCTAACATGCCAGCCAGAGcaataaatttcaaagaaGATAGCCCTATCGTAGATACAGAAAACTACTCAAAGGAATCAAATGAATTATTCAAGACGTGCGTGGACTCACCCGTACAGCCTAATATCAACAATGCAATATCTGCTCTGACCACTAATATTGCTGGATCTTTGCAACATTGCTTATCCTCCGTCCTAAGGTCCAATGAAGACGAAActgaaattcaatttaaatttgttataacaaagaaaaaagttaGCGTCAAAAGACTCGATGAGGGAGAAGCCCTTGATGAGGGAATAAGTGAAATTGACAGAGACTTGGGACACAATAAAGAGAACATTTGGTCGAGCGTCGCTAAAGCTGTGAAAAATGTATTCTGGGGAGACCAAGGGACTAATTTCG CAATAACGACTCCTTACAAATCCAGCACTAATGATTCTACTTCATCGTCAGCATCAAAGAGGAAATGCCATGAAATGTCTGATCCGGAATTAAGTCCTCTGAACCACAAGCGGCATAAGTTTGAGGGGAAGATCAGAGGTAGACCTCCATTGAGGAGGTGCAAGACTTGGGGAGTGTCTAGTTTGAGGAGTTCGCAGTCTGCAGAGCAACAACGATTATTAAAGGAAATATCTGTGGGGCAAGACGAATTGAATCagagtttttag